ACTACAACAAACAGCATGCTACAAATGGACAACCAACAGCTACAAATCACAGATCTAAGCATGattcaacacaagcacaaggtccaacttcaaactctactactaatctagcctaccacatgcttgaacatctagccctaccacaaattgcaaccgcagcatagcaatcaaccatagcagctcacagatcagaccactaatcaaccatgcatctagatcaaaccctagctgcatctcagatctagctagaaggaGCAGAGAGAAAGGGgattgaactcacagaggccatggcTGCAGTTTGAGGACGAGGGGGGACGGTCGTGGAAGATCAACACCGGCCGGTGAAGGAGCGCCGACGCTGTGGACCGCCGGCCGATGAAGATGCGCCGCTTACCTGCTCGTCGGTGCCGATGCGCGTCGGCGGGAAAGCTCGAACGGAGGGAGAATGGTGGCGGGAGttggggcggtgagggaggggctaaataggggtggactcggcgggaggtgagccgaaatcctcccgCCGATTTTTCGGCGACGCGAGCGAGCGAGCGCCATCTCCCCTGCTCGCACGAGGGGAGAAGCGCGTCGCCCTCCCCTGCCTCGCACGAGCCAGGCTTGCGAGCTACTGCCGATTCGGGCGTTTCCCCTGGGCCTGGCCTGGACGTGCTTTAAGTTCCGTGCGATGCGGGCCGCACAGTGAAAGCAGGCAACCAAACGGGCCACTTTCTTCCCGCGCGGGCCAGGCTGGGcctaatgcgggcaaccaaacacgctcaAAGAGCATGAGCGGCGGCACGAACTCGATCCGGAGCTCCTCCCAGATCCAGAGCCATGTGTTGGCCACCAGCCCACCACTACTTGGCATCAGACTTCTTGCCCATAACAACGCAGATGTTTTCGGTGTGCCACGACGTTGGAAGAGTGTAGGGTTTGCGTCTGAGCTCAGTCGCTTTAATAGTTGATGCAGCCTGGCAAAGCTTTAATGCGGCGGAGTAGGCTTCTCGGTCGCTGAGCTGGTGTGAATGATAGGTAGGCACATGGTTGGTCAACCGACATGAATGCGAGTAGGCTGCCATCCGGCCATGTCTGCTCTAACTGGTATGAATGCGATGCCCAGGGTTCTAGAGCGAGCGGACGTGTCCGAAGAGGGGCTTTGGGTGGACCCGGGGGCAAGAACGTGTCCGAAGAGGGGCTTTGGGTGGACCCGGGGGCAAGAGTCCGATGTGGCGGACGTCCGGGCTCCCCAAATCTTCCCCCAGTTTTTAGGACTTCAGACGTTAGACCGGTCCGGACAATTCAGGTGACCGCGGTTGCATGGCTAAAAGTATTCGAAGTGTCCATTTTGCAAAGTTGGAAGGATTTCAAACGCCCCGACCGGTCCATTTCTCTTCAGATTTCACTGGATGCAACTTTAAACGCCGGGTACTTATTTAGACACTCAAAACTTATTTGGACACTAACAAACTGTGAGATGAAAGAACTCCATTTCTCGTCGTATACAAGTTTATAAGGATACATGAGAATTTGTATTTCAGCAACATAACTTGGTGATACGATGGTTCCACATGAAAAGTCACCAAAATGGAGACAAAAATTACAGTTACAACCACCAGCCTTAGGAGGACGTGTAAAAAATCTTGCAGGTAAGCAGCACAAGTATGGCCACTGTTGTGGCAAAGCTTACGGCCAGACCACCCCAAAGAATCCTGTCAATGTTTACTGCTCCCCTGGTAATCACATTTACCTGCTGATCGTCCCCTCTAGATTTTTCTGTATCACTTCCACTTGTTTTCCCTGCCCCCTCGACATTTCTTCTCACAAGCGTAGATTGAGGTGTTTCCTGACGAGTAGCATCACCACAATTTGTCGGTGCATCAGATGGACCTTCACATCGCTGTGGAGTACATTGTTGTGCCACGCTTTCTGCACCCGAGCATGCACAGGAATCGCAGGTGTTTGTAGAACAAGCGGCTTCCTCCACACGATTTGGGCTGTTTTTTACCTGCACTTCAGCAGAATTTTGTTCAAGCGCTGCTTCCTTTATGGCAACGGTTCCTTCTATCACTTCACCAAATAAAGACCATCTTCCGACAGATGTGATCTTCGCATCAGCTGATGTTCCTAGCATACTATCTGGAGCAATGACAAGGACCTGGATATACCCTTTGGTATGTCCAACCTGTGCAACAGAAGTTCATACAAGCAAATGTTTGTCTAGTTATAAATTTAGCATCTGGCATGAGCAATATTGATTATAGACAATTCGTGCTTCAATCACACTTACCAAATGAACACCATCGGTAGCTATTTCGGTAATCCATATCCTCTCCACTTTGCCTTTCAGTCCTTCGTATGGTGAAAAAGCTTCGAAAACTGAGGTCAATTCACGGCTTCGTTTTTTCACTTCAATGCTAGGCACTTTCTTCATTCTAGCAGCAGGTGTTCCTACAGAAAAAACATTGCAGCTGAGTTGAAGAAAAAATTACTGATaattagttactccctccgtttttatttactccgcatattagagctgactgaagtcaaactttgtaaagtttgaccaaatttatagaaaagaatataaatatttagcatgacaaatctatatgatgtggaagtacattcaacaaCGAATCTAacggtattgatttgttattgtatgtgttaatatttttgtctataaactttgtcaaagtttgtaaagcttgactttgactgACCAAAACAAATATGCGGagaaaataaaaacggagggagtaataacatGGCATTTGGCAGAACAAGATACCTGGTCTGGGATAAAACTGTGATATGTGAACTTGAGGCAACTGATACTCTTTTATAAGGTTAACCGTTTCAACAAAATCTTCATCAGTTTCGCCTGAAGCCGAATAATATAGTTCAGAACAAACTATTGACAATGTAAGATATTTATAACTAATAAGAAAACAAGACTGAATAGCTGAACCAATAACTTGCTACCGTACCAGGAAAGCCACAAATAATATCCGTGGCAATTTGCATGCCCGGGACAAGCTCACAGAGAGTATCAACTACCATTCTGAACTCACTGACAGTGTATTCACGATTCATTGCCTGAGATGTGCAGACACAGAAATagtcaaaaatgatgaacttgtcTCTATAGGTTACTACTACttcctccattcacaaatataagatgttttggatatttcgaTATAGaatacatacggactgaaatgagtgaataaAAAGACTAAAACGTGtatacatccgattcagaaaaaagatggaacatcttatatttgtgaacggagggagtactactgaaAAATAAAGTCAGAATTCCAAGCATACCTTTAAAACAGCATCACTTCCTGATTGCACAGGAACATGAAGGAAAGTATAAACACAAGGATGGCGCAAAACACTAGCTATCTCATTCAAATGCTCCAGTATGAAGGGAGGATTTGTCATCCCTATGCGAAGCATTGTGCTTCTGTCCGCAGGAAGCTCAGCAACAATTGCATTTAAGAGATTCGGAAGATTTGTACCGATATCCCTACCTAAAAAATACAAGATCACAGAGGCGAAGTAGAATGGAAGTATATGATATGTAACACTGCGTAAATCTATAACAATTTGGATACTGAAATTACCATAAGCACCAGTATCTTCACTGCTCAACCATATCTCACGAACACCTTCTGAGACA
This region of Triticum aestivum cultivar Chinese Spring chromosome 2D, IWGSC CS RefSeq v2.1, whole genome shotgun sequence genomic DNA includes:
- the LOC123053344 gene encoding threonylcarbamoyladenosine tRNA methylthiotransferase; its protein translation is MEDIEDVLGPAGFSGGGAPPGLRLPLSTVAVKPKRRSSKLVQTQPQPDARIPGTQTIYVKTFGCSHNQSDSEYMSGQLSAFGYAITEEPEGADLWLINTCTVKNPSQSAMSTLISKCKTANKPLVVAGCVPQGSRDLKELEGISIIGVQQIDRVVEVVEETLKGHEVRLLSRKTLPSLDLPKVRKNKFIEILPINVGCLGACTYCKTKHARGHLGSYSIDSLVDRVKIVVSEGVREIWLSSEDTGAYGRDIGTNLPNLLNAIVAELPADRSTMLRIGMTNPPFILEHLNEIASVLRHPCVYTFLHVPVQSGSDAVLKAMNREYTVSEFRMVVDTLCELVPGMQIATDIICGFPGETDEDFVETVNLIKEYQLPQVHISQFYPRPGTPAARMKKVPSIEVKKRSRELTSVFEAFSPYEGLKGKVERIWITEIATDGVHLVGHTKGYIQVLVIAPDSMLGTSADAKITSVGRWSLFGEVIEGTVAIKEAALEQNSAEVQVKNSPNRVEEAACSTNTCDSCACSGAESVAQQCTPQRCEGPSDAPTNCGDATRQETPQSTLVRRNVEGAGKTSGSDTEKSRGDDQQVNVITRGAVNIDRILWGGLAVSFATTVAILVLLTCKIFYTSS